The genomic interval ATAATCAATAATTTAAGTGTTGAATCAGCATATTTATTCCGATGCCGATTAGGATCAGGCCGCCGAGCAATTCGGCCCTGTTACCCAACAAACGAAATCCGTTTTTGATGCCGAGTATGAAACCTGTAAGAGAAAATATTATTGTCACCAATCCAATCAACGCAACCGATAAAAGAATTGGCATTTCCAAAAAACCCAACCCCATGCCAACGATCAGTGCGTCAATACTTGTTGCAATGGAAAGGCCGATAAGAATCAGGTATTTTTCAACATTGAACGACCTGTCGCCGGGGTTGGATCGAATAGATTCCCAGATCATTTTGCTTCCAATACCAAGCAAAAGAGCGAAAGCCACCCAGTGATCGAAATGTTCGATCATTTCTTTAAACGACTGACTAAACCACCAGCCCAGTGCGGCAAAACCGCCCTGAAAAATCCCAAAGAAAAATACGGCCCGTATCACGACAGGCCAGCGCATTTTTTTGTGCGACATGCCTACAGCCAGCGAAACTGCAAATGAGTCCAATGAAAGGCCAATAGCTATAAAAAGGATTTCTACGAATCGCACAATGGGAAGATTTGTGGGGCAAAAATAAGGTTAATTCAATACGCAGATAATATGTTAAGTAAAGTTCAGGAGAGGAAAAAAATTCAGTTCCTATCATTTAATCAAGAAAAGGCACAACAATTGTAACTTTGCGCTCACGGAAATGTCTAACATCAATTCACAAAATCATTATTGTCATGAAAAAACAAACTTTATCCTCAAAAATCCTGGTGGGGCTTATGGCTGCTACCATTTTTCTAAGCAGTTGCGTAAGCACTACATTGATCCAATCGGTTCCCAGCGGAGCTAAGATTTACATTGATGGCGAAACTGTAGGTACAACCCCCCACACGCACTCTGATAAAAAGATTATTTTCTCCAGCACTTCCGTGGTGCTTGAGAAGGAAGGTTATGAGCCGTTTGCAACAACAGTGACCCGAAATGAAGAACCCAACGTGGGCGCCATCATCGGTGGATTTTTCATCTGGCCAATCTGGCTGTGGGCGCTGGATTACAAACCAATGCGAACCTACGAACTAAGACCTGCTGAATAAAACAACCAGCCTGAAATTGTAAAACCCCGGCAGAATATTAATTTCTGACGGGGTTTCTTTTTTAAGCTTATAAAACTATTTTTGAAAGTAATGCTTCTGGAAAAATTCCATATAGGTGGCAATTGCCTTATCACGATAAAAGACCGGGTAGTTATCGGAAGAAATCACAAAGAACTGTGAATCCCTTCTCAGTTGCGGTGAGAAAACATAATCGCTTTCATTTATTGCATTAAAGTAAGCCATTGCTTTCTCAATACCGGCAAAGTTGCTTACAGATATCATCTGGTTGTTATCGTCAATCAGCACCGTGTTTACGCTTAAATTGTCAAGTTTGTAATTTCTGGTGTTGTAATCGGAAATACGGATACGTGTGGCATCAACATTGGTTTTGTTGTGATCAACCACAAGTACAAAGAAATGGTTTTGCTCAGGCGAAAACG from Bacteroidales bacterium carries:
- a CDS encoding manganese efflux pump produces the protein MRFVEILFIAIGLSLDSFAVSLAVGMSHKKMRWPVVIRAVFFFGIFQGGFAALGWWFSQSFKEMIEHFDHWVAFALLLGIGSKMIWESIRSNPGDRSFNVEKYLILIGLSIATSIDALIVGMGLGFLEMPILLSVALIGLVTIIFSLTGFILGIKNGFRLLGNRAELLGGLILIGIGINMLIQHLNY
- a CDS encoding PEGA domain-containing protein, with product MKKQTLSSKILVGLMAATIFLSSCVSTTLIQSVPSGAKIYIDGETVGTTPHTHSDKKIIFSSTSVVLEKEGYEPFATTVTRNEEPNVGAIIGGFFIWPIWLWALDYKPMRTYELRPAE